One genomic region from Cellulomonas fengjieae encodes:
- a CDS encoding quinone oxidoreductase family protein — protein MRAIHATASGGPDVLELVDLPDPEPAADEVLVRVAASGVNFVDVYRRNGTYRAPFPHVVGAEGAGEVVATGADVSEIAVGDRVAWASAPGSYAELVTVRESKALLVPAGVPDQVAAALPLQGLTAHYLVTSTFPVQAGHDVLVHAAAGGVGLLLTQLAARRGARVIATVGSPEKERLAREAGATDVIRYRELGHLTDDLPAQVRALTGGRGVHAVFDSVGKDTFDASLASLQRRGMLVLFGASSGPVPPVDPQRLNAAGSIFLTRPTLDDHVATRDELLWRAGELFDAVRADELAVRVGATFPLGDAAAAHRALESRSTTGKVLLLP, from the coding sequence GTGCGCGCCATCCATGCCACCGCCTCGGGCGGACCCGACGTCCTCGAGCTCGTCGACCTCCCCGACCCCGAGCCGGCGGCCGACGAGGTCCTCGTCCGCGTCGCCGCCAGCGGCGTGAACTTCGTCGACGTCTACCGTCGCAACGGCACCTACCGGGCACCGTTCCCGCACGTCGTCGGCGCCGAGGGCGCCGGCGAGGTGGTCGCGACCGGGGCGGACGTCAGCGAGATCGCGGTCGGTGACCGCGTCGCCTGGGCGTCGGCACCCGGCTCGTACGCCGAGCTCGTGACCGTCCGGGAGTCGAAGGCGCTCCTCGTGCCGGCGGGCGTGCCCGACCAGGTGGCCGCCGCGCTGCCCCTGCAGGGCCTCACCGCGCACTACCTGGTGACCTCGACGTTCCCGGTGCAGGCGGGGCACGACGTGCTCGTGCACGCGGCCGCGGGCGGCGTGGGGCTGCTGCTCACGCAGCTGGCCGCCCGCCGCGGCGCCCGGGTCATCGCCACCGTGGGCAGCCCCGAGAAGGAACGCCTGGCGCGGGAGGCGGGCGCCACCGACGTCATCCGCTACCGCGAGCTCGGCCACCTCACCGACGACCTGCCCGCGCAGGTGCGGGCGCTCACCGGCGGTCGCGGCGTGCACGCCGTCTTCGACTCCGTCGGCAAGGACACGTTCGACGCGTCGCTGGCCTCGCTGCAGCGCCGCGGCATGCTCGTCCTGTTCGGCGCATCCTCCGGACCTGTCCCCCCGGTGGACCCGCAGCGCCTCAACGCGGCAGGGTCGATCTTCCTGACCCGCCCCACGCTCGACGACCACGTCGCCACCCGTGACGAGCTGCTGTGGCGCGCGGGCGAGCTGTTCGACGCGGTCCGGGCCGACGAGCTCGCCGTGCGCGTCGGAGCGACGTTCCCGCTCGGCGACGCGGCCGCCGCCCACCGTGCGCTCGAGTCGCGCTCCACCACCGGAAAGGTCCTGCTGCTCCCGTGA